The Podarcis raffonei isolate rPodRaf1 chromosome 2, rPodRaf1.pri, whole genome shotgun sequence genome window below encodes:
- the GPRC5C gene encoding G-protein coupled receptor family C group 5 member C isoform X2, translating to MCHRSKTMGIPKALLPYLWLLGLPTKVCLAEVTPSPPAGCGKDLPSIYYNLCDLSSAWGVVLEAVAAFGVVTTFVLTVVLVASVPFVQDYRKKSLIGTQAFLLFGTFGLFCLTFAFIVKQDFSTCASRRFLFGVLFAVCFSCLVAHSLSLNFLARRNHGPRGWVTFGMALLLVLVEVIINAEWLIITVVRGDDSPKDPCRVKNEDFVMALIYVMFLQVLAFVASWPVLCGRYKHWRKHAIFVLLTTSLSMAIWVVWIVMYIYGNQQEGGQAWDDPTLAIALVSNACVFIFFYVIPEISQVIRPGPEQIYEEDVYPTRGVGYETILKEQKSQSMFVENKAFSMDEPSSAKKPVSPYSGYNGQLLTSVYQPTEMALMHKGPVI from the coding sequence ATGTGTCATCGCTCCAAAACGATGGGTATACCCAAGGCGCTGCTGCCATACCTTTGGCTCCTGGGACTTCCCACCAAAGTATGCTTGGCGGAAGTGACTCCATCGCCGCCGGCAGGCTGTGGCAAGGACTTGCCGTCCATCTATTACAACCTGTGCGACCTGTCGTCAGCCTGGGGCGTCGTGCTGGAGGCGGTAGCCGCCTTTGGTGTCGTGACCACCTTTGTCCTCACCGTCGTCCTTGTGGCCAGCGTTCCGTTTGTCCAGGACTATCGGAAGAAGAGCTTGATAGGGACGCAAGCCTTCCTGTTGTTTGGCACCTTTGGGCTCTTCTGTTTGACTTTTGCCTTCATCGTGAAGCAAGATTTTTCCACGTGCGCCTCGCGACGTTTCCTCTTCGGCGTCCTCTTCGCCGTGTGCTTCTCTTGCCTGGTGGCGCATTCCCTCAGCCTCAATTTCCTCGCCCGGCGGAACCATGGGCCCCGGGGCTGGGTCACCTTTGGCATGGCCCTGCTCCTCGTCTTGGTGGAGGTCATTATCAACGCTGAGTGGCTCATCATCACTGTGGTGAGGGGCGACGATTCGCCCAAGGACCCCTGCCGGGTGAAGAATGAAGACTTTGTCATGGCGCTGATCTACGTCATGTTCCTGCAAGTGCTTGCCTTCGTTGCCTCGTGGCCTGTCTTGTGTGGACGTTACAAGCACTGGAGGAAGCACGCCATCTTTGTTCTCCTCaccacctccctctctatggcCATCTGGGTTGTGTGGATTGTGATGTACATTTACGGCAACCAGCAGGAAGGAGGCCAGGCCTGGGACGACCCCACGTTGGCCATTGCTCTCGTCTCCAACgcctgcgtctttattttcttctATGTCATCCCAGAGATCTCCCAAGTGATCCGGCCAGGACCGGAGCAAATCTACGAGGAAGATGTCTACCCCACCCGGGGAGTGGGATATGAAACCATCCTCAAGGAACAGAAATCCCAGAGCATGTTTGTGGAGAACAAGGCCTTCTCAATGGACGAACCTTCTTCAG